A window of the Oncorhynchus masou masou isolate Uvic2021 chromosome 13, UVic_Omas_1.1, whole genome shotgun sequence genome harbors these coding sequences:
- the LOC135553068 gene encoding A-kinase anchor protein 1, mitochondrial-like, translated as MPLRFRSIVPYTLPGVLALIGWWWYISRKKERITNHDSEEGAAAMGLLMSPALSEGSNGLVEKGTVSPCRTAITPTTSSRVRPSKANEQRSTEQDVVAQIHIPAIKTEAVEVQSTSCSPTERASHHPDRASTVTDPGVDSCRQRPRSSSPAASPLPTQTREESSGPPGEHWATVQSPPATIALVTVPVKSTVTEQVPALVIEAIATASEALVLSQTAHATTSSSIAADLTNAERPDPEGEVAAAHEAAVAFTQNLLVELVAKDLLPVPSSSTKDELPSAPVISAEMPARALKVVIHEPLFPETTISSQGSYHAVITSTLASPAQGPQQENGAPGSTEELEYLAAGLITEVISAATQEVLSVTSCPETWLGQSATEHSFRSTPLANGRPYSEQEPLTRNMAEGPSPISHSETEWREQQKEGIPNGCPPTPAWEHMGTANALSNPWATASSQEGRQEVRGVPSNLDKLKGDGGVMVAEDSACSTCHSEDGVSSEDQQSRENQEDLIQVSGMSEGESGLPQAPEEVVTEAEVMAALPGHVLGAVSQVKRLNGMGLRNGSHGMSETETDQSGGSDVNSMDSVDSGCTMGARDSGSPAMALGTELIVWEIEVPKHLVGRLIGKQGRYVSFLKQSSGAKIYISTLPYTQEFQICHIEGSQQQVDQALSLIGKKFKDLDLTNLYAPPPLSLTLPSLPMTTWLLLPSGVTVEVIVVNIVSAGHLFVQQHTHPTYHALRSLDQQMFLCYSQPETPTLPSPAEVGVICAAPAVEGAWWRAQVISFYKDTNEVEIRYVDYGGYDRVKIDTLRQIRSDFVTLPFQGAEVLLDNIAPLPGEKSFSTEATSALEEMTRGVALLAQVTNYDNNTGLPLVQMWNMVGEELLSVNRTLVERALGTWVDSF; from the exons ATGCCACTGAGGTTCCGGTCTATTGTCCCGTACACGCTGCCTGGAGTGTTGGCGCTTATAGGCTGGTGGTGGTACATCTCACGCAAGAAAGAGCGAATCACCAACCACGACAGCGAAGAGGGGGCAGCGGCCATGGGCCTGCTGATGTCCCCGGCTCTCAGTGAGGGCAGCAACGGTCTGGTAGAGAAAGGGACAGTGTCCCCCTGCAGGACAGCCATTACCCCAACAACCAGCAGCAGAGTGAGACCATCCAAGGCCAACGAGCAACGGTCAACAGAACAGGACGTCGTAGCGCAGATTCACATCCCGGCCATTAAGACCGAGGCAGTAGAAGTACAGAGTACATCCTGTTCACCTACAGAGAGGGCCTCCCACCATCCAGACAGAGCCAGCACAGTCACAGACCCTGGTGTAGATAGCTGCCGGCAGAGACCAAGGAGCAGTTCTCCCGCAGCCTCGCCTTTACCAACACAGACTAGGGAGGAGAGCTCGGGCCCCCCGGGAGAACACTGGGCCACTGTGCAGAGCCCGCCAGCCACGATTGCCTTGGTTACAGTGCCGGTGAAATCAACGGTTACCGAGCAGGTCCCTGCTCTAGTGATAGAGGCCATCGCCACAGCATCAGAAGCACTTGTTCTCTCCCAGACGGCCCACGCCACGACAAGTTCCTCCATAGCAGCAGACCTGACGAATGCAGAGAGGCCCGATCCAGAGGGAGAGGTGGCAGCAGCCCATGAGGCAGCAGTGGCCTTCACACAGAACCTGCTGGTGGAGCTAGTGGCTAAAGATTTGCTCCCGGTCCCCTCCAGCAGTACTAAAGATGAGCTGCCCTCCGCGCCTGTCATCTCAGCTGAGATGCCGGCCCGGGCCCTGAAAGTAGTCATACATGAACCCCTCTTCCCAGAGACCACCATATCATCGCAGGGCTCCTACCATGCCGTCATCACCAGTACTCTGGCCTCCCCAGCCCAAGGCCCCCAGCAAGAGAACGGGGCACCTGGCAGCACTGAGGAGCTGGAGTACCTGGCAGCAGGTCTGATCACCGAGGTCATTTCTGCAGCCACCCAGGAGGTCCTCAGTGTTACCTCCTGTCCAGAGACCTGGCTCGGCCAATCCGCCACCGAGCACAGCTTCAGAAGCACCCCACTGGCCAATGGGAGGCCATACTCTGAGCAAGAGCCACTCACAAGGAACATGGCGGAAGGGCCCTCCCCAATAAGCCACTCTGAGACAGAGTGGCGAGAGCAGCAGAAAGAAGGGATCCCTAATGGTTGCCCGCCTACCCCAGCATGGGAGCACATGGGGACAGCGAACGCACTGAGTAACCCCTGGGCAACAGCATCCTCGCAGGAGGGGAGGCAAGAAGTGAGGGGCGTACCTAGCAACCTGGACAAACTGAAGGGAGATGGGGGGGTGATGGTGGCAGAGGACTCAGCCTGTAGTACGTGCCACTCTGAGGATGGGGTCAGCAGTGAGGACCAGCAGAGCAGGGAGAACCAGGAGGATCTGATCCAGGTGTCAGGgatgtctgagggggagagtGGTCTGCCCCAAGCCCCAGAAGAGGTAGTGACCGAGGCAGAGGTCATGGCAGCCCTACCAGGCCATGTGCTGGGTGCTGTTAGCCAAGTGAAGAGGCTCAACGGCATGGGCCTGAGGAACGGTTCTCATGGGATGAGTGAGACTGAGACCGATCAGTCTGGAG gctcGGATGTGAACAGCATGGACTCGGTCGACAGCGGCTGCACCATGGGAGCTAGGGATAGTGGCAGCCCTGCCATGGCTCTGGGCACTGAACTCATCGTTTGGGAGATTGAGGTGCCAAAG catctgGTGGGTCGGTTAATTGGGAAACAGGGGCGATACGTGAGCTTCCTGAAGCAAAGCTCTGGTGCAAAGATCTACATCTCCACCCTCCCTTACACTCAAGAGTTCCAGATCTGCCACATAGAGG GTTCCCAGCAGCAGGTGGACCAAGCATTGTCCCTGATCGGGAAGAAGTTTAAGGATTTGGACCTGACCAACCTCTATGCCCCCCCACCTCTGTCGCTCACGCTGCCCTCGCTGCCCATGACCACCTGG CTTCTTCTCCCCAGCGGTGTGACCGTAGAGGTGATCGTAGTGAATATTGTGTCGGCGGGTCACCTCTTCGTCCAGCAGCACACACACCCTACGTACCACGCCCTGCGCAGCCTGGACCAGCAGATGTTCCTGTGTTACTCCCAGCCAGAGACACCCACCCTGCCATCGCCTGCTGAGG tgggGGTGATCTGTGCGGCGCCGGCGGTAGAGGGAGCCTGGTGGAGAGCCCAGGTCATCTCCTTCTACAAAGACACCAACGAGGTTGAGATCCGATATGTGGACTATGGCGGCTATGACAGAGTGAAGATTGACACACTGCGACAAATAAG GTCGGACTTCGTAACATTACCGTTCCAAGGTGCAGAAGTATTACTGGACAACATTGCCCCCCTTCCAG GAGAGAAGAGCTTTTCAACAGAGGCCACCTCTGCACTGGAGGAGATGACGAGAGGGGTAGCACTGCTTGCACAG GTCACAAACTACGACAACAACACTGGTCTCCCATTGGTCCAGATGTGGAATATGGTTGGAGAAGAG CTGCTATCAGTGAACCGCACACTGGTAGAGCGAGCATTGGGTACCTGGGTTGACAGCTTTTGA